The Cheilinus undulatus linkage group 2, ASM1832078v1, whole genome shotgun sequence genome has a window encoding:
- the LOC121521797 gene encoding P2Y purinoceptor 13-like: protein MNSTFSNTSKCIRDTSVTAVVFPCLYSILFVVALILNSLAGWIFFSIPSTSTFVVFLKNVVVADLLMTLTIPLRILSDAGVGSWKLRAFHCRYSAVLFYITMYISILLLGLISLDRYLKIVKPFGKCALQRVRVGQVLSAGIWVVMLSLALPNVILSDQPPRLSGGRLKCTSMKSKAGLLWHEGFNYFCQVVFWGTLALMVVCYTFISKKVYESYKASKSKSQAASRRTKAKVFVVVGVFFICFAPFHFARVPYTLTQTRSMASHCRAQNVLYIAKETTLWLSATNVCLDPLIYVFLCKVFRTKLTAALCHKLPHKGTIESPTATSTQLEMSQIAQSNRLPCNGTQQ from the exons ATGAACAGCACCTTCTCAAACACGTCCAAGTGCATCCGGGACACCAGTGTGACAGCTGTGGTCTTCCCCTGTCTGTACAGCATCCTCTTTGTAGTTGCCCTCATACTGAACTCCCTGGCTGGATGGATCTTCTTCAGCATCCCCAGCACCTCAACATTTGTTGTCTTCCTAAAAAATGTG GTGGTGGCTGACTTGCTGATGACCCTGACCATCCCTCTGAGAATCTTAAGCGACGCTGGCGTGGGTTCCTGGAAACTCCGTGCCTTCCACTGCAGATACTCCGCTGTTCTCTTCTACATCACTATGTACATCAGCATCCTCCTGCTGGGCCTCATCAGCCTGGACCGCTACCTGAAAATAGTCAAGCCGTTTGGGAAGTGTGCCCTGCAGCGGGTGCGTGTCGGCCAGGTGCTGAGTGCAGGGATCTGGGTGGTGATGCTTTCTCTGGCATTGCCTAATGTTATCCTGAGTGACCAGCCGCCACGGTTGTCTGGAGGCCGACTCAAATGTACGTCTATGAAGAGCAAGGCTGGCCTGCTGTGGCACGAGGGATTCAACTACTTCTGTCAG GTGGTTTTCTGGGGCACACTAGCCTTGATGGTGGTTTGCTACACTTTCATAAGTAAGAAGGTTTATGAGTCGTACAAAGCTTCAAAGAGCAAATCTCAAGCAGCCAGTCGCAGAACCAAGGCCAAAGTGTTTGTGGtggtgggggtgtttttcatcTGCTTTGCCCCGTTTCACTTTGCCCGCGTGCCCTATACTCTGACTCAGACGAGGAGCATGGCGAGTCACTGCCGGGCACAGAACGTACTTTACATCGCCAAAGAAACCACCTTGTGGCTGTCTGCCACCAACGTGTGTCTGGACCCGCTCATCTACGTGTTCCTGTGCAAGGTGTTCAGGACAAAACTGACTGCTGCTCTGTGTCACAAGCTGCCTCACAAAGGTACCATAGAGTCTCCCACGGCAACGTCGACTCAGCTGGAGATGTCCCAGATTGCACAAAGTAACCGTTTGCCATGTAATGGGACGCAACAATAG